One window from the genome of Anopheles merus strain MAF chromosome 3R, AmerM5.1, whole genome shotgun sequence encodes:
- the LOC121595167 gene encoding tubulin polyglutamylase TTLL4 isoform X2, with protein sequence MACHANLSCVCTYITTKFATIMDFKQNGSPTAAASSSQQQQPLVGGVLYGSDARNGSSTVRLQSLKQNQLTGPNPSSTAGPPLRRRCRSESLPMAPLLYGSADQQQSRSKKSTLQGHGHHPAHLSSQHRQKFPPGHDHHPAGGPGGLYIESFALQQQPHPGNRKVPLPLATHELLPTIATSASTAIGCNGQQQQQAKENVAQNHLYGAGVNAKDVYMSELDGLRKDRRNGGYYVPNELQLESRFARNLEANFATRATILERSSGRKLRARSESEPQEFMYHSAHRNGAGFGAGGGGGSSLLAGQRTAGHHHHHHLHHLRYSRDNTLKRTRDTISPTLEADESYAMLIGEEDTVIGSESSLSSSAVITCVPVHCSKDSPPSKMVNAADEMDVSGDHVLSSSRTVSGQQQRVKPAKILTGTATGQSRTAKVTVRANRVGINRLKPKLASTLTSTGVVGTSVPGETKRKSASPQPQAKGTAGSSIIGVVHNTGSSSPTPSGVSVGTSGGESVHTQDLDAETIDQSDAGDDDDDLDDECNGEDDDLDDEIAISSDEVLDDSLTDSEDNYRSYLAAAYQKPKSHSGSPSPSLGNRAPAVTSIGSVVGGYAPAGPLAPSLFPYVPPYLTFATHEEKGPPMPPAIHKVLKWKLTLITPIVVRKVLLNSGFRLLKKTNDWIGIWGRHMKSTLFKTLRPYQKFNHLPGSFQIGRKDRVWRNLQTQMNRHGKKEFGFMPRTYIIPQDLKMLRQMWPRYNQRNCKWIIKPPASARGTGIKVVNRWSQIPKRKPLIVQRYIERPLLINGSKFDLRLYVLVTSMNPLRVYMHTDGLARFASVKYSEKSETLSDRYMHLTNYSINKLSNNYAQNEDADACQGHKWTIKSLWSYFAEQGINVDRLWGALRNLVLRTVLAGEGSIHAMSKVNVGSKYNCYELFGIDVLLDSELVPWLLEVNISPSLHSASSLDLCVKGPLVKALLNTVMYQVPPRIPMAEQKEILKEQGLEGPLCFDKRIYTTGLSKTERLKHTQFIQKDMAREDYLNTILEELTPDDVRCLLLTEDELARSAPLERILPAPNSYRYIGFTENPRYYNRLLDAWEHRYGHNRSEGIALLQSLCERKVHLQVPPSTLKKDCNNKPQTDSTNSENGSQDSGIHTEQTSLSELPSQESSSMYQSQESIDQLPEDTPRRKPITTAAVPTTTPNGTAEPPATATDEPPSSLVVTAQPIVIRAIYPPGSNNLLSTQTIEVPVAVLAPATEPTGASRDPAPTIEGDNGDDGIRLGDKIKQILDDALLLKQQECGGDTENTIIVQE encoded by the exons ATGGCTTGTCACGCGAATCTGTCCTGCGTTTGCACCTAC ATAACAACTAAATTTGCCACCATAATGGACTTCAAACAGAACGGGTCgccaacggcagcagcaagttcctcccaacagcaacaaccgcTCGTCGGTGGCGTTCTGTACGGTAGCGATGCGCGCAACGGAAGCTCCACCGTTCGTTTGCAATCGCTAAAGCAAAACCAGCTTACGGGGCCGAACCCTTCCTCGACCGCCGGTCCACCGCTGCGCCGAAGATGTCGCAGCGAAAGTCTTCCAATGGCACCGCTCCTGTACGGTTCGGCGGACCAGCAGCAAAGCCGCTCGAAAAAGAGCACCCTCCAAGGTCACGGTCACCATCCTGCGCACCTCAGTAGCCAACATAGGCAAAAGTTCCCCCCAGGGCACGATCATCATCCTGCCGGCGGACCGGGCGGCCTGTACATCGAATCGTTCGccctgcagcagcaaccacaccCGGGAAACCGGAAAGTTCCACTGCCACTAGCGACCCACGAACTGCTGCCCACGATCGCAACGAGCGCTTCCACTGCCATCGGCTGcaacgggcagcagcagcagcaggcgaagGAAAACGTCGCACAAAACCATCTGTACGGGGCGGGCGTGAACGCGAAGGATGTGTACATGAGCGAGCTGGACGGGCTGCGGAAGGATCGGCGCAACGGGGGCTACTACGTGCCAAACGAGCTGCAGCTCGAGTCGCGCTTCGCGCGCAACCTCGAGGCCAACTTTGCCACGCGCGCCACCATACTGGAGCGCAGCAGCGGGCGGAAGCTGCGCGCCCGGAGCGAATCGGAACCGCAGGAGTTTATGTACCACAGTGCCCACAGGAACGGTGCCGGCTTCGGtgccggcggtggcggcggtagTAGTTTGCTCGCGGGCCAGCGCACGGCcggccaccaccatcatcatcaccttcaTCACCTTCGATACAGTAGAGAT AACACACTGAAACGAACGCGTGACACCATCTCGCCAACACTCGAAGCGGACGAATCGTACGCCATGCTAATCGGCGAGGAGGACACGGTCATCGGTAGCGAATCGTCTTTATCATCGTCAGCCGTTATTACGTGCGTACCGGTGCACTGTTCGAAAGATTCACCTCCCTCAAAAATGGTAAACGCAGCCGACGAGATGGATGTTAGTGGTGATCATGTGCTATCCTCGAGCAGAACCGTCTCcggtcagcagcagcgtgtcAAACCGGCAAagatcctgaccggcactgccACCGGCCAGTCCCGAACGGCCAAAGTGACCGTGCGAGCGAACCGTGTCGGCATAAACCGGTTAAAGCCCAAACTGGCAAGCACACTGACCAGCACCGGCGTTGTCGGCACGTCCGTCCCGGGCGAAACGAAACGCAAATCAGCCTCCCCGCAACCACAAGCAAAGGGCACCGCCGGTTCCTCCATCATTGGCGTGGTACACAATACGGGCAGCTCGTCGCCGACACCATCCGGCGTTTCAGTCGGCACGAGCGGCGGCGAATCGGTGCACACGCAGGACCTCGACGCGGAAACGATCGACCAGTCGGATGcgggcgatgatgatgacgatctGGACGACGAGTGTAACGGGGAGGATGACGATCTCGACGACGAGATCGCGATCAGCAGCGACGAGGTGCTGGACGACTCGCTGACCGACTCGGAGGATAACTATCGGTCGTATCTGGCCGCGGCCTACCAGAAGCCAAAGTCCCACTCGGGCTCGCCGTCGCCGTCGCTCGGCAACAGGGCGCCGGCCGTTACGTCGATCGGCAGTGTCGTGGGCGGGTACGCACCGGCCGGTCCGCTCGCACCGAGCCTGTTTCCCTACGTCCCTCCCTACCTGACGTTTGCGACGCACGAGGAGAAGGGCCCGCCGATGCCGCCCGCCATTCACAAGGTGTTGAAGTGGAAGCTGACGCTCATCACGCCGATCGTCGTGCGCAAGGTGCTGCTAAACAGTGGCTTTAGGTTGTTAAAAA AAACGAACGACTGGATCGGCATCTGGGGCCGGCACATGAAGAGCACGCTGTTCAAGACGCTGCGACCGTACCAGAAGTTTAACCACCTGCCCGGCAGCTTCCAGATCGGGCGGAAGGACCGGGTGTGGCGCAACCTGCAGACGCAGATGAACCGCCACGGCAAGAAGGAGTTCGGTTTCATGCCCCGCACCTACATCATACCTCAGGACTTGAAGATGCTGCGCCAGATGTGGCCCCGGTACAACCAGCGCAACTGCAAGTGGATCATCAAGCCGCCGGCGTCGGCCCGCGGCACCGGCATCAAGGTGGTGAACCGCTGGTCGCAAATACCGAAGCGGAAGCCACTGATCGTGCAGCGGTACATCGAGCGGCCGCTGCTGATCAACGGCAGCAAGTTCGACCTGCGCCTGTACGTGCTGGTCACGTCGATGAACCCGCTGCGGGTGTACATGCACACGGACGGGTTAGCCCGGTTCGCGTCGGTCAAGTACAGCGAGAAGTCGGAAACGCTCAGCGACCGGTACATGCATTTAACGAACTACAGTATTAACAAGCTGTCGAACAACTACGCCCAGAACGAGGATGCGGACGCGTGCCAGGGCCACAAGTGGACGATCAAGTCGCTGTGGTCGTACTTTGCCGAGCAGGGCATCAATGTGGACCGGCTGTGGGGGGCGCTGCGCAATCTCGTCCTGCGCACGGTGCTGGCCGGCGAGGGCTCGATACACGCGATGTCGAAGGTGAACGTGGGCAGCAAGTACAACTGCTACGAGCTGTTCGGCATCGATGTGCTGCTCGACTCGGAGCTGGTGCCGTGGCTGCTCGAGGTGAACATTTCCCCCTCGCTGCATTCGGCATCGTCCCTGGATCTGTGTGTGAAGGGGCCGCTGGTGAAGGCGCTGCTTAACACGGTGATGTATCAG GTTCCCCCGAGAATACCGATGGCAGAGCAGAAGGAGATACTGAAGGAGCAGGGACTGGAGGGCCCGCTCTGCTTTGACAAGCGCATCTACACGACGGGATTGTCTAAGACCGAAAGACTGAAACACACCCAATTCATCCAGAAGGACATGGCGCGGGAAGAT TATCTCAACACAATACTGGAAGAGCTAACGCCCGACGATGTGCGCTGCCTGCTGCTGACGGAGGACGAGCTAGCGCGCAGTGCTCCGCTGGAGCGAATCCTGCCGGCCCCGAACAGCTACCGGTACATTGGGTTTACCGAGAATCCTCGGTACTACAACCGGCTGCTCGACGCCTGGGAGCACCGGTACGGCCATAACCGGTCGGAGGGTATCGCACTGCTGCAGTCACTCTGTGAGCGAAAGGTGCACCTGCAGGTACCGCCCAGCACGCTAAAGAAG GACTGCAACAATAAACCACAAACGGATAGTACAAACAGCGAGAACGGCTCGCAGGACAGTGGCATCCACACGGAGCAGACCAGCCTGTCCGAGCTACCGTCCCAGGAGTCGTCCTCCATGTACCAGTCGCAGGAATCGATCGACCAGCTGCCGGAGGATACGCCTCGCCGCAAGCCAATCACGACGGCCGCCGTGCCGACCACCACCCCCAACGGTACAGCCGAACCGCCGGCGACCGCGACCGACGAACCGCCATCATCGCTCGTCGTTACCGCGCAGCCCATTGTAATCCGTGCCATTTATCCACCGGGTAGCAACAATCTGCTCAGCACCCAGACGATAGAGGTTCCGGTCGCGGTCCTGGCACCGGCCACCGAACCGACCGGTGCATCGCGCGACCCGGCGCCGACGATCGAGGGTGACAACGGTGACGACGGCATTCGGTTGGGTgacaaaattaagcaaatcCTAGACGACGCGTTGCTGCTGAAGCAACAAGAGTGTGGCGGCGATACGGAAAACACGATCATCGTACAGGAATAG
- the LOC121595167 gene encoding tubulin polyglutamylase TTLL4 isoform X4 → MVGSILKILVTLLYSCCVWLLQSITTKFATIMDFKQNGSPTAAASSSQQQQPLVGGVLYGSDARNGSSTVRLQSLKQNQLTGPNPSSTAGPPLRRRCRSESLPMAPLLYGSADQQQSRSKKSTLQGHGHHPAHLSSQHRQKFPPGHDHHPAGGPGGLYIESFALQQQPHPGNRKVPLPLATHELLPTIATSASTAIGCNGQQQQQAKENVAQNHLYGAGVNAKDVYMSELDGLRKDRRNGGYYVPNELQLESRFARNLEANFATRATILERSSGRKLRARSESEPQEFMYHSAHRNGAGFGAGGGGGSSLLAGQRTAGHHHHHHLHHLRYSRDNTLKRTRDTISPTLEADESYAMLIGEEDTVIGSESSLSSSAVITCVPVHCSKDSPPSKMVNAADEMDVSGDHVLSSSRTVSGQQQRVKPAKILTGTATGQSRTAKVTVRANRVGINRLKPKLASTLTSTGVVGTSVPGETKRKSASPQPQAKGTAGSSIIGVVHNTGSSSPTPSGVSVGTSGGESVHTQDLDAETIDQSDAGDDDDDLDDECNGEDDDLDDEIAISSDEVLDDSLTDSEDNYRSYLAAAYQKPKSHSGSPSPSLGNRAPAVTSIGSVVGGYAPAGPLAPSLFPYVPPYLTFATHEEKGPPMPPAIHKVLKWKLTLITPIVVRKVLLNSGFRLLKKTNDWIGIWGRHMKSTLFKTLRPYQKFNHLPGSFQIGRKDRVWRNLQTQMNRHGKKEFGFMPRTYIIPQDLKMLRQMWPRYNQRNCKWIIKPPASARGTGIKVVNRWSQIPKRKPLIVQRYIERPLLINGSKFDLRLYVLVTSMNPLRVYMHTDGLARFASVKYSEKSETLSDRYMHLTNYSINKLSNNYAQNEDADACQGHKWTIKSLWSYFAEQGINVDRLWGALRNLVLRTVLAGEGSIHAMSKVNVGSKYNCYELFGIDVLLDSELVPWLLEVNISPSLHSASSLDLCVKGPLVKALLNTVMYQVPPRIPMAEQKEILKEQGLEGPLCFDKRIYTTGLSKTERLKHTQFIQKDMAREDYLNTILEELTPDDVRCLLLTEDELARSAPLERILPAPNSYRYIGFTENPRYYNRLLDAWEHRYGHNRSEGIALLQSLCERKVHLQVPPSTLKKILIVKIVRTEIRNSFRKVRERNPIFRSSCARTT, encoded by the exons ATGGTCGGAAGCATTCTTAAAATACTCGTCACGCTGCTGTACTCCTGCTGCGTATGGTTGCTGCAAAGT ATAACAACTAAATTTGCCACCATAATGGACTTCAAACAGAACGGGTCgccaacggcagcagcaagttcctcccaacagcaacaaccgcTCGTCGGTGGCGTTCTGTACGGTAGCGATGCGCGCAACGGAAGCTCCACCGTTCGTTTGCAATCGCTAAAGCAAAACCAGCTTACGGGGCCGAACCCTTCCTCGACCGCCGGTCCACCGCTGCGCCGAAGATGTCGCAGCGAAAGTCTTCCAATGGCACCGCTCCTGTACGGTTCGGCGGACCAGCAGCAAAGCCGCTCGAAAAAGAGCACCCTCCAAGGTCACGGTCACCATCCTGCGCACCTCAGTAGCCAACATAGGCAAAAGTTCCCCCCAGGGCACGATCATCATCCTGCCGGCGGACCGGGCGGCCTGTACATCGAATCGTTCGccctgcagcagcaaccacaccCGGGAAACCGGAAAGTTCCACTGCCACTAGCGACCCACGAACTGCTGCCCACGATCGCAACGAGCGCTTCCACTGCCATCGGCTGcaacgggcagcagcagcagcaggcgaagGAAAACGTCGCACAAAACCATCTGTACGGGGCGGGCGTGAACGCGAAGGATGTGTACATGAGCGAGCTGGACGGGCTGCGGAAGGATCGGCGCAACGGGGGCTACTACGTGCCAAACGAGCTGCAGCTCGAGTCGCGCTTCGCGCGCAACCTCGAGGCCAACTTTGCCACGCGCGCCACCATACTGGAGCGCAGCAGCGGGCGGAAGCTGCGCGCCCGGAGCGAATCGGAACCGCAGGAGTTTATGTACCACAGTGCCCACAGGAACGGTGCCGGCTTCGGtgccggcggtggcggcggtagTAGTTTGCTCGCGGGCCAGCGCACGGCcggccaccaccatcatcatcaccttcaTCACCTTCGATACAGTAGAGAT AACACACTGAAACGAACGCGTGACACCATCTCGCCAACACTCGAAGCGGACGAATCGTACGCCATGCTAATCGGCGAGGAGGACACGGTCATCGGTAGCGAATCGTCTTTATCATCGTCAGCCGTTATTACGTGCGTACCGGTGCACTGTTCGAAAGATTCACCTCCCTCAAAAATGGTAAACGCAGCCGACGAGATGGATGTTAGTGGTGATCATGTGCTATCCTCGAGCAGAACCGTCTCcggtcagcagcagcgtgtcAAACCGGCAAagatcctgaccggcactgccACCGGCCAGTCCCGAACGGCCAAAGTGACCGTGCGAGCGAACCGTGTCGGCATAAACCGGTTAAAGCCCAAACTGGCAAGCACACTGACCAGCACCGGCGTTGTCGGCACGTCCGTCCCGGGCGAAACGAAACGCAAATCAGCCTCCCCGCAACCACAAGCAAAGGGCACCGCCGGTTCCTCCATCATTGGCGTGGTACACAATACGGGCAGCTCGTCGCCGACACCATCCGGCGTTTCAGTCGGCACGAGCGGCGGCGAATCGGTGCACACGCAGGACCTCGACGCGGAAACGATCGACCAGTCGGATGcgggcgatgatgatgacgatctGGACGACGAGTGTAACGGGGAGGATGACGATCTCGACGACGAGATCGCGATCAGCAGCGACGAGGTGCTGGACGACTCGCTGACCGACTCGGAGGATAACTATCGGTCGTATCTGGCCGCGGCCTACCAGAAGCCAAAGTCCCACTCGGGCTCGCCGTCGCCGTCGCTCGGCAACAGGGCGCCGGCCGTTACGTCGATCGGCAGTGTCGTGGGCGGGTACGCACCGGCCGGTCCGCTCGCACCGAGCCTGTTTCCCTACGTCCCTCCCTACCTGACGTTTGCGACGCACGAGGAGAAGGGCCCGCCGATGCCGCCCGCCATTCACAAGGTGTTGAAGTGGAAGCTGACGCTCATCACGCCGATCGTCGTGCGCAAGGTGCTGCTAAACAGTGGCTTTAGGTTGTTAAAAA AAACGAACGACTGGATCGGCATCTGGGGCCGGCACATGAAGAGCACGCTGTTCAAGACGCTGCGACCGTACCAGAAGTTTAACCACCTGCCCGGCAGCTTCCAGATCGGGCGGAAGGACCGGGTGTGGCGCAACCTGCAGACGCAGATGAACCGCCACGGCAAGAAGGAGTTCGGTTTCATGCCCCGCACCTACATCATACCTCAGGACTTGAAGATGCTGCGCCAGATGTGGCCCCGGTACAACCAGCGCAACTGCAAGTGGATCATCAAGCCGCCGGCGTCGGCCCGCGGCACCGGCATCAAGGTGGTGAACCGCTGGTCGCAAATACCGAAGCGGAAGCCACTGATCGTGCAGCGGTACATCGAGCGGCCGCTGCTGATCAACGGCAGCAAGTTCGACCTGCGCCTGTACGTGCTGGTCACGTCGATGAACCCGCTGCGGGTGTACATGCACACGGACGGGTTAGCCCGGTTCGCGTCGGTCAAGTACAGCGAGAAGTCGGAAACGCTCAGCGACCGGTACATGCATTTAACGAACTACAGTATTAACAAGCTGTCGAACAACTACGCCCAGAACGAGGATGCGGACGCGTGCCAGGGCCACAAGTGGACGATCAAGTCGCTGTGGTCGTACTTTGCCGAGCAGGGCATCAATGTGGACCGGCTGTGGGGGGCGCTGCGCAATCTCGTCCTGCGCACGGTGCTGGCCGGCGAGGGCTCGATACACGCGATGTCGAAGGTGAACGTGGGCAGCAAGTACAACTGCTACGAGCTGTTCGGCATCGATGTGCTGCTCGACTCGGAGCTGGTGCCGTGGCTGCTCGAGGTGAACATTTCCCCCTCGCTGCATTCGGCATCGTCCCTGGATCTGTGTGTGAAGGGGCCGCTGGTGAAGGCGCTGCTTAACACGGTGATGTATCAG GTTCCCCCGAGAATACCGATGGCAGAGCAGAAGGAGATACTGAAGGAGCAGGGACTGGAGGGCCCGCTCTGCTTTGACAAGCGCATCTACACGACGGGATTGTCTAAGACCGAAAGACTGAAACACACCCAATTCATCCAGAAGGACATGGCGCGGGAAGAT TATCTCAACACAATACTGGAAGAGCTAACGCCCGACGATGTGCGCTGCCTGCTGCTGACGGAGGACGAGCTAGCGCGCAGTGCTCCGCTGGAGCGAATCCTGCCGGCCCCGAACAGCTACCGGTACATTGGGTTTACCGAGAATCCTCGGTACTACAACCGGCTGCTCGACGCCTGGGAGCACCGGTACGGCCATAACCGGTCGGAGGGTATCGCACTGCTGCAGTCACTCTGTGAGCGAAAGGTGCACCTGCAGGTACCGCCCAGCACGCTAAAGAAG ATACTTATCGTCAAAATTGTGAGAACAGAAATTCGAAATAGCTTCCGAAAAGTCCGAGAAAGAAACCCTATCTTCCGCAGCTCGTGTGCGAGAACTACTTAA